The following are encoded in a window of Actinomyces oris genomic DNA:
- a CDS encoding ABC transporter ATP-binding protein, whose product MSSAETGARKDSATLQADGPGEATSPSPIVMMTSDGDSSAAVMTAAEGHEAGIGTATVVVDEIGVSYRAPSTDAEDLRAASVAQKIVMGMTGHRPKVRVEALKNISFVARAGESIGILGRNGAGKSTLLRVMGGLETPTSGTVSARSTPVLLGVNAALVPDLSGERNVRLGCLAMGLTPQQIEAIIPEVIELAGIGKAIYRPMKTYSSGMASRLRFAIAAAANPDILLIDEALSTGDAAFKERSEIKMTELRRAAGTVFIVNHAAQVIEEMCTRALWLMDGELIGDGPGPQIAHDYRWWSWNIAKNKPDKAATILAECREKWKPAGVRIQRSESRTLPYRHARGV is encoded by the coding sequence GTGTCGAGCGCTGAGACCGGAGCACGGAAGGATTCAGCGACCCTCCAGGCGGACGGGCCGGGGGAGGCGACATCTCCCTCCCCCATCGTCATGATGACATCGGATGGCGACTCGTCAGCCGCTGTCATGACCGCGGCCGAGGGTCACGAGGCCGGCATCGGCACCGCCACCGTCGTCGTCGACGAGATCGGGGTGAGCTACCGGGCGCCCTCCACGGACGCCGAGGATCTGCGCGCCGCCTCCGTGGCGCAGAAGATCGTCATGGGGATGACTGGGCACAGGCCGAAAGTGAGGGTCGAAGCCCTCAAGAACATCTCCTTCGTGGCTCGCGCCGGGGAGTCGATCGGGATCCTGGGGCGCAACGGGGCGGGGAAGTCCACGCTGCTGCGCGTCATGGGCGGCTTGGAGACGCCGACCTCGGGAACGGTGAGCGCCCGTTCCACCCCGGTGCTCCTGGGCGTCAACGCGGCCCTCGTCCCGGACCTGTCCGGCGAGCGCAATGTGCGCCTGGGCTGCCTGGCCATGGGGCTGACTCCCCAGCAGATCGAGGCGATCATCCCGGAGGTCATTGAGCTGGCCGGGATCGGGAAGGCCATCTACCGCCCGATGAAGACCTATTCCTCGGGAATGGCCTCACGTCTGCGGTTCGCGATCGCCGCCGCGGCGAACCCGGACATCCTCCTCATCGACGAGGCCCTGTCCACCGGTGACGCCGCGTTCAAGGAGCGCAGCGAGATCAAGATGACCGAACTGCGGCGCGCCGCCGGGACGGTGTTCATCGTCAACCATGCCGCGCAGGTCATTGAGGAGATGTGCACCCGGGCTCTGTGGCTCATGGATGGCGAGCTCATCGGTGACGGTCCGGGACCCCAGATCGCCCACGACTACCGCTGGTGGTCCTGGAACATCGCCAAGAACAAGCCGGACAAGGCCGCCACGATCCTGGCCGAGTGCCGGGAGAAGTGGAAACCGGCGGGAGTGCGGATCCAACGCTCGGAGAGCCGCACCCTGCCCTACCGACACGCTCGAGGAGTATGA
- a CDS encoding DUF6270 domain-containing protein yields the protein MHSEESTMTAGRITVYGSCVARDVAGEMEQRGWSVERYIARQSLISAGCPADVGDVDLSLLRSSFARRSFLSDMVGNLEAQLTAVASYTDLLLWDLTDERLGVLETSPGTFLTRSTEALTAGLYEGLPARFLELGTAEHLHLWRPALLRFHALLERLDLARRTILINVPWATRTTSGLPTVPSWGQTAMEANWVMTRYIELVYQETDLRILQVPDELVVADDSHRWGAAPFHYAGSLYSWVADELEISLAPRSLAPAL from the coding sequence ATGCACAGTGAGGAAAGCACCATGACAGCAGGACGAATCACGGTCTACGGCTCTTGCGTGGCCAGGGACGTGGCCGGTGAGATGGAGCAGCGGGGCTGGAGCGTGGAGCGTTACATCGCCCGCCAGTCCCTCATCAGTGCGGGGTGCCCGGCCGACGTCGGCGACGTCGATCTGTCCCTGCTCAGGTCGTCCTTCGCCCGTCGGTCCTTCCTGTCCGACATGGTGGGCAACCTGGAGGCGCAGCTGACGGCCGTCGCCTCCTACACCGACCTCCTGCTGTGGGACCTGACCGACGAGCGGCTCGGCGTCCTGGAGACCTCCCCCGGGACCTTCCTGACGCGTTCGACCGAGGCGCTGACGGCCGGCCTCTACGAGGGGCTTCCCGCCAGGTTCCTCGAGCTGGGGACGGCCGAGCACCTGCACCTGTGGCGGCCGGCCCTGCTGCGTTTCCACGCCCTCCTGGAGCGGCTCGACCTGGCCAGGCGGACGATCCTCATCAACGTCCCCTGGGCGACGCGGACCACCTCGGGCTTGCCCACCGTCCCGAGCTGGGGGCAGACGGCCATGGAGGCCAACTGGGTCATGACCCGCTACATCGAGCTGGTCTACCAGGAGACCGACCTACGGATTCTGCAGGTTCCCGACGAGCTCGTGGTGGCCGACGACTCGCACCGCTGGGGGGCCGCCCCCTTCCACTACGCCGGCTCCCTGTACTCCTGGGTCGCCGACGAGCTGGAGATCTCCCTGGCACCACGCAGCCTCGCCCCGGCGCTGTGA
- a CDS encoding ABC transporter permease — MSRASWAPWSDGQPFWGGSSEVSVSVVELSELYPVGRRPPLGAYIRQLWQRRHFIWADARAKALGSQRGTFLGNAWLIAKPMLDAIVYFLVFGLLLQTSRGIDNFIGYLIIGVTFFPPLQRAVTGGSQVIVTGRNLIRGFSFPRAALPASYTIRSAIDLVPPMIALLVLVVVLPPHAWPSWHWVLIVPVLALQVLLSLGLTLAASRITTTIPDMRNIWPFLTQFWFYASGVFFSYERFINHPVMLRAMDLNPGYLIITMYRDVILYQRVPQPRMWLILSAWSLGLTAVSFVFFWEKEEAYGVER, encoded by the coding sequence ATGAGCAGGGCGTCCTGGGCCCCGTGGTCCGATGGGCAGCCGTTCTGGGGCGGCAGCTCGGAGGTCAGTGTCAGCGTCGTCGAGCTCAGCGAGCTCTACCCGGTGGGCCGGCGCCCGCCGCTGGGGGCCTACATCCGCCAGCTCTGGCAGCGCCGGCACTTCATCTGGGCCGACGCCCGGGCCAAGGCCCTGGGCTCTCAACGGGGCACCTTCCTGGGCAACGCCTGGCTCATCGCCAAGCCGATGCTCGACGCGATCGTCTACTTCCTGGTCTTCGGTCTACTTCTGCAGACGAGCCGCGGTATTGACAACTTCATCGGCTACCTCATCATCGGCGTCACGTTCTTCCCGCCGCTGCAGCGGGCGGTCACCGGTGGCAGCCAGGTGATCGTCACCGGCAGGAACCTCATTCGAGGCTTCTCCTTCCCTCGGGCCGCCCTGCCCGCGTCGTACACGATTCGCAGCGCGATCGACCTGGTCCCGCCGATGATCGCGCTCCTCGTCCTCGTGGTGGTCCTTCCCCCTCACGCCTGGCCGAGCTGGCACTGGGTCCTCATCGTCCCGGTCCTGGCGCTTCAGGTGCTCCTGAGCCTGGGACTGACGCTGGCGGCCTCCCGTATCACGACGACGATCCCGGACATGCGCAACATCTGGCCCTTCCTGACTCAGTTCTGGTTCTACGCCTCGGGAGTCTTCTTCTCCTACGAACGGTTCATCAATCACCCGGTGATGCTGCGGGCCATGGACCTCAATCCCGGTTACCTCATCATCACGATGTACCGGGACGTGATCCTGTACCAGCGTGTTCCGCAGCCGCGCATGTGGCTCATCCTCAGTGCCTGGTCGCTGGGGCTGACCGCCGTGTCCTTCGTGTTCTTCTGGGAGAAGGAGGAGGCCTACGGTGTCGAGCGCTGA
- a CDS encoding glycosyltransferase family 2 protein, translating to MRRRPPLVSLVIPVYGVAPYLARFLSSLDAQDYPHDRLQVVLVLDGACDDSPRACRSWARRTDLDVEIVETDNGGQGRARNLGMGRARGQWIGFPDPDDWLAPDFLTRLLAARRRGDVLLAGRTLIHQDGAEIPHPLDFRFQGGTARGDAVRQPQAIQLSVHECLIRADRALAARFPEDREAPTFEDALYLGRIRSRWGRITYVPEAVYHYDKRVAGDSAVQTAWSRPGRYVAQMRTRYHALLDAAGGAPWAQQTILYDLGWYFGVVDAGRMPTDPPGLGQAHAAEMRGLAQRLDSEQILRSPWGNLGARDRARLLLWKGRPEVAVVRDGEVIELCTVEPAGRQAEPLGYAGTDVGWVLTGAEAAQRYSGADVPRVPLWPRRPRLAEPRPAGTGRLRRLLRRRR from the coding sequence ATGCGCCGCCGCCCGCCCCTGGTCAGCCTCGTCATCCCCGTCTACGGGGTGGCCCCTTACCTGGCCCGCTTCCTGAGCTCGCTCGACGCCCAGGACTACCCGCACGACCGTCTCCAGGTCGTGCTCGTCCTGGACGGGGCCTGCGACGACTCACCGAGGGCCTGCCGGAGCTGGGCGCGGCGAACCGACCTCGACGTCGAGATCGTCGAGACGGACAACGGCGGACAGGGCCGTGCCCGAAACCTCGGGATGGGGCGGGCCCGAGGACAGTGGATCGGCTTCCCCGATCCCGACGACTGGCTCGCCCCCGACTTCCTCACCCGGCTCCTGGCTGCCAGACGCCGCGGCGACGTCCTCCTGGCCGGCCGCACCCTCATCCACCAGGACGGTGCTGAGATCCCCCACCCCCTCGACTTCCGCTTCCAGGGCGGGACCGCCCGGGGCGACGCCGTCCGGCAGCCGCAGGCCATCCAGCTCTCCGTCCACGAGTGCCTCATCCGGGCCGACCGGGCGCTCGCGGCCCGGTTCCCCGAGGACCGTGAGGCCCCCACCTTCGAGGACGCCCTCTACCTGGGGCGTATCCGCAGCCGCTGGGGCCGGATCACCTACGTGCCCGAGGCCGTCTACCACTATGACAAGCGGGTCGCAGGCGACTCCGCGGTTCAGACCGCCTGGTCGCGGCCGGGCCGCTACGTCGCTCAGATGCGCACGCGCTACCACGCCCTTCTCGATGCCGCCGGTGGGGCGCCCTGGGCCCAGCAGACGATCCTGTACGACCTGGGCTGGTACTTCGGGGTCGTCGACGCCGGCCGGATGCCCACTGATCCGCCCGGACTGGGGCAGGCGCACGCGGCTGAGATGCGTGGGCTGGCGCAGCGCCTCGACTCCGAGCAGATCCTCCGCAGCCCTTGGGGCAACCTCGGTGCCCGGGACCGGGCCCGCCTTCTGCTGTGGAAAGGCCGACCCGAGGTGGCGGTGGTGCGTGACGGCGAGGTCATCGAGCTGTGTACCGTCGAGCCCGCCGGCCGGCAGGCGGAGCCCCTGGGCTACGCCGGCACCGACGTCGGCTGGGTCCTCACCGGAGCCGAGGCGGCGCAGCGCTACTCCGGTGCAGACGTCCCCCGCGTCCCTCTGTGGCCCCGCCGACCCCGGCTGGCCGAGCCGCGCCCGGCCGGGACAGGGCGCCTTCGCAGGCTGCTGCGGCGTCGTCGCTGA